In one Brevibacillus composti genomic region, the following are encoded:
- the hisF gene encoding imidazole glycerol phosphate synthase subunit HisF, producing the protein MLAKRIIPCLDVKDGRVVKGVQFVGLRDAGDPVELAKKYSEEGADELVFLDISASHEGRKTMVDVIERTAANITIPFTVGGGINSVDDMRRILRAGADKISLNTAALLRPELIREGATVFGSQCVVVAIDARRVGENKWEVYTHGGRNATGRDLIEWAQEAEALGAGEILLTSMDNDGEKKGFGLALTRLVSEAVGIPVIASGGAGSREHFYEVLTEGKADAALAASIFHYEETSIQAVKEYLQAKGVDIRL; encoded by the coding sequence ATGCTGGCCAAACGAATCATTCCCTGCCTGGATGTAAAGGACGGGCGCGTGGTCAAAGGCGTACAGTTCGTCGGCCTGCGAGATGCGGGCGATCCGGTGGAGCTGGCGAAGAAATACAGCGAGGAAGGGGCGGACGAGCTGGTCTTCCTCGATATTTCGGCGTCACATGAGGGGCGCAAGACGATGGTGGATGTGATCGAGCGGACAGCGGCCAACATCACGATCCCGTTTACCGTCGGCGGCGGGATCAACAGCGTCGACGACATGAGGCGCATCCTGCGCGCAGGAGCGGACAAAATTTCCCTGAATACGGCAGCACTGCTCAGACCGGAGCTGATCCGCGAGGGCGCGACTGTCTTTGGCTCTCAGTGCGTAGTCGTGGCCATCGACGCCCGCCGGGTGGGAGAGAACAAGTGGGAAGTGTACACGCACGGCGGACGAAACGCGACCGGGCGGGATTTGATCGAGTGGGCACAGGAAGCGGAAGCGCTGGGAGCCGGCGAGATTCTCCTCACCAGCATGGATAATGACGGGGAGAAAAAGGGCTTTGGCCTTGCGCTGACCCGTCTGGTCTCGGAAGCCGTAGGAATTCCGGTCATCGCGTCGGGCGGGGCAGGAAGCCGCGAGCATTTTTATGAGGTGCTCACCGAAGGCAAGGCCGATGCGGCACTGGCCGCCTCCATTTTCCACTACGAGGAGACCTCGATTCAGGCAGTCAAAGAGTATTTGCAGGCGAAAGGAGTCGACATCCGGTTATGA
- the hisD gene encoding histidinol dehydrogenase, translated as MRIMQAADYDGKRSVETGSLEQRAAVQSILAEVRQKGDEAVRAYTERFDRVRLERFRVSDEEYAEAEGLVSAEVKAALAEAAANIRDFHQRQVRQSWMAMRESGTLLGQIVRPLKRVGLYVPGGTAAYPSSVLMNALPAKIAGVPELVIVTPPGEDGKINPAILVAARIAGVTEMYKVGGAQAIAALTYGTEQIKPVDKIVGPGNIYVALAKREVFGLVSIDMVAGPSEIVVLADDSANPRYVAADLLSQAEHDPMSAAVLVTPSRALAEAVAAELARQLADLPRRAIAEAALRDFGAILLVKDLDEGFAAVNRLAPEHLEIMVENPFDQLGKVENAGAIFLGPYSSEPVGDYFAGTNHVIPTNGTARFSSPLSVDDFIKKSSVISYSKQDLREHGHKIITLAEQEGLRAHGAAIRERLIDFAKEEGERDQ; from the coding sequence ATCCGAATAATGCAAGCCGCCGACTACGATGGCAAACGATCGGTCGAAACCGGAAGCCTAGAGCAGCGGGCCGCGGTTCAGTCGATTCTGGCCGAGGTGCGCCAAAAGGGCGACGAGGCGGTTCGTGCGTATACTGAGCGTTTTGATCGGGTGCGACTGGAGCGCTTTCGCGTCAGTGACGAAGAATACGCGGAGGCGGAGGGCTTGGTCTCTGCCGAGGTAAAGGCCGCGCTGGCCGAGGCCGCCGCAAACATCCGCGATTTTCACCAGCGGCAAGTGCGCCAGTCGTGGATGGCGATGCGGGAGAGCGGGACATTGCTGGGTCAGATCGTACGGCCACTCAAACGCGTCGGGCTCTATGTGCCGGGGGGGACTGCGGCTTACCCCTCGAGCGTCCTGATGAATGCGCTGCCGGCGAAAATAGCCGGTGTGCCGGAGCTGGTGATCGTCACTCCTCCGGGAGAAGACGGGAAAATCAATCCGGCCATCCTCGTGGCAGCCAGGATCGCGGGAGTAACGGAGATGTACAAAGTGGGAGGAGCGCAGGCGATCGCCGCCCTGACCTACGGGACCGAGCAGATCAAGCCCGTGGATAAAATCGTCGGACCCGGCAACATCTACGTCGCGTTGGCCAAACGGGAAGTTTTTGGCCTGGTCAGCATCGATATGGTGGCGGGGCCGAGCGAGATCGTGGTGCTGGCTGACGACTCGGCCAACCCGCGCTATGTGGCGGCCGATCTTTTGTCCCAGGCCGAGCACGACCCGATGTCTGCGGCGGTGCTGGTCACCCCTTCCCGGGCGTTGGCGGAAGCCGTGGCCGCGGAGCTTGCGAGACAACTGGCCGACCTGCCGCGCCGCGCGATCGCGGAGGCTGCCTTGCGCGACTTCGGCGCCATTTTGCTCGTGAAGGATCTGGACGAGGGCTTTGCTGCCGTCAACCGATTGGCTCCCGAGCATTTGGAGATCATGGTGGAGAATCCGTTCGACCAGCTCGGCAAGGTGGAAAATGCCGGGGCGATTTTCCTCGGTCCTTACTCTTCGGAGCCGGTCGGCGACTACTTCGCAGGGACCAATCACGTCATCCCGACCAACGGAACGGCCCGTTTCTCTTCGCCGCTGTCCGTGGATGACTTTATCAAAAAATCAAGTGTGATCTCCTACAGCAAACAGGATTTGCGGGAACACGGCCACAAAATCATAACGCTGGCCGAACAGGAGGGCTTGCGCGCACACGGTGCCGCCATCCGGGAGCGGCTAATAGACTTTGCCAAAGAAGAGGGGGAGCGTGACCAATGA
- the hisG gene encoding ATP phosphoribosyltransferase, whose amino-acid sequence MSLPDNERKLTIAMPKGRIFEEAIAFLQQAGLEVTRELQDSRKLIIPVENASLEFILAKPTDVPTYVEYGVADVGVVGKDVLLEEERDVYELLNLEIGYCRMVVAGLGDWKPAEAPRVATKYPRIASRYFREQGQQVEVIKLNGSVELAPLIGLADRIVDIVSTGRTLKENGLVELEHICEITTRLIANRASYRMKSEAVDDIAQKFLEVVPRSRG is encoded by the coding sequence ATGAGTCTGCCAGATAATGAACGGAAATTAACTATCGCCATGCCCAAGGGAAGGATTTTTGAAGAAGCGATCGCCTTCCTGCAGCAGGCAGGTTTGGAGGTAACGAGGGAATTGCAGGACTCCCGCAAGCTGATCATCCCTGTGGAAAATGCCAGCCTGGAGTTCATCCTGGCCAAACCGACCGATGTTCCTACCTATGTGGAGTACGGCGTAGCCGATGTGGGAGTGGTGGGAAAGGACGTTCTCTTGGAAGAGGAGCGCGACGTCTACGAGCTGCTCAATCTGGAGATTGGCTATTGCCGGATGGTCGTCGCCGGGCTGGGGGACTGGAAGCCGGCGGAGGCGCCGCGGGTCGCGACCAAGTATCCGCGGATTGCCTCCCGCTACTTCCGCGAGCAGGGACAGCAGGTAGAAGTGATCAAGCTGAACGGCTCCGTCGAGCTGGCCCCTTTGATTGGCCTGGCCGACCGGATCGTCGACATCGTCTCTACGGGACGGACATTAAAAGAAAACGGACTCGTGGAGCTGGAGCATATCTGCGAGATTACGACCAGACTGATCGCCAACCGGGCGAGCTATCGGATGAAGAGCGAAGCTGTGGATGATATAGCCCAGAAATTTCTGGAGGTCGTGCCCCGGTCACGGGGATAG
- the hisH gene encoding imidazole glycerol phosphate synthase subunit HisH, whose translation MIGIIDYGMGNLYSLSKAIERLGYGYEFISRPERLDDFSGLILPGVGAFGDAMKNIQVLGLDAGIHAYADSGRPLLGICLGMQLLFEQSTEHGVNTGLGLLGGEAVRFEGDYKVPHMGWNQLSLCGERASEHPLLRGVGSGEYVYFVHSYHVRVSDPEVLLATTDYHQPVTAIVGRGRVYGMQFHPEKSGETGMRLLANFAEQCEGETA comes from the coding sequence ATGATCGGCATTATCGACTATGGCATGGGCAATCTCTACAGCTTGAGCAAGGCGATCGAAAGGCTCGGCTATGGGTACGAGTTCATCTCCCGTCCGGAGCGGCTGGACGATTTTTCCGGACTGATTCTGCCGGGGGTGGGCGCTTTTGGCGATGCGATGAAAAATATTCAAGTCCTGGGTCTGGATGCGGGCATTCATGCCTACGCCGATTCCGGGCGGCCGCTTCTGGGGATTTGTCTCGGCATGCAGCTACTGTTTGAGCAGAGCACAGAGCATGGCGTAAATACTGGTCTCGGCCTGCTCGGCGGAGAAGCGGTTCGCTTCGAAGGAGACTACAAGGTGCCGCATATGGGCTGGAATCAACTCTCCCTGTGCGGGGAGAGGGCTTCGGAGCATCCGCTGCTGCGCGGCGTGGGGAGCGGGGAATACGTCTATTTTGTCCATTCCTACCACGTCCGTGTGAGCGATCCCGAGGTGCTGCTCGCCACGACCGATTATCATCAGCCGGTGACGGCCATCGTGGGACGGGGGCGGGTCTACGGCATGCAGTTTCACCCGGAAAAGAGCGGAGAGACGGGGATGAGGCTGCTCGCCAATTTTGCAGAACAGTGTGAGGGGGAAACGGCGTGA
- the hisB gene encoding imidazoleglycerol-phosphate dehydratase HisB — MSETTKRTAEIARTTNETDIALTFSVDGQGASIQDSGVPFLDHMLDLFTKHGHFDLTVKAKGDIEIDYHHTVEDIGICLGQALREALGDKKGIKRYGNAFVPMDDALAQVVIDISNRPHLEYRAVYPSPVVGQFPTELVHEFLWKFALEARINLHVILHYGHNTHHMIEAIFKALGRALDEATTVDPRVKGVPSTKGVL, encoded by the coding sequence ATGAGCGAGACGACCAAGCGGACGGCGGAAATCGCCCGCACGACCAATGAGACGGATATTGCCCTGACATTTTCAGTCGACGGCCAAGGGGCCAGCATACAGGATTCCGGGGTGCCTTTTCTCGATCACATGCTGGATTTGTTCACCAAGCACGGCCATTTTGACCTGACGGTAAAGGCAAAGGGCGACATCGAGATCGACTACCACCACACCGTCGAGGATATCGGCATCTGTCTGGGGCAGGCACTCAGGGAAGCGCTGGGCGACAAAAAAGGGATCAAGCGCTACGGAAACGCCTTTGTCCCGATGGACGACGCGCTGGCGCAGGTCGTGATCGACATCAGCAACCGGCCGCATCTGGAGTATCGGGCGGTCTACCCGTCCCCTGTCGTGGGTCAGTTCCCGACCGAACTGGTGCATGAATTCCTCTGGAAATTTGCGCTGGAGGCGAGGATCAATCTTCACGTGATCTTGCACTACGGCCACAACACCCATCATATGATCGAAGCGATTTTCAAAGCGCTGGGACGCGCCCTGGATGAAGCGACGACGGTCGATCCGCGGGTAAAAGGTGTCCCGTCCACCAAAGGGGTTTTATAA
- a CDS encoding ATP phosphoribosyltransferase regulatory subunit, protein MTKPLGFEKPLGMRDILPESLAKQRHLERELRACIERWGYREILTPSLEYYDTVGAASVTLTDRMFRLLDKQGHTVVLRPDMTSPIARVVSSLYQDVPFPIRLFYQTNVFRAQEKEAGRNAEFFQTGIELIGDGAVDADAEAIALAVFCLRAAGAETFRIAIGHVDFVEGLLEETVSEAAVRSQFRRFLYERDFVGFRQLADELDLAPDEKKRLHSLLRLRGGKGKIQEARELTVNGKARRAVETISSLWEALEAYGVTEALLLDFNLISNMDYYTGVVFEGYAADLGSPLLGGGRYDRLLEQFGRPAPATGFAIKMDRLLQVAPANEQPWKKPVQVYYTDEYRAQALSEAQKMRQAGQVVVTKRVRDREEARLWSEQDDDAVLYV, encoded by the coding sequence ATGACGAAGCCGTTGGGATTTGAAAAGCCTTTGGGCATGCGGGATATACTGCCGGAATCACTGGCCAAACAACGGCATTTGGAGCGCGAATTGCGTGCCTGCATAGAGCGGTGGGGATACCGGGAGATTCTCACGCCTTCCCTGGAATACTACGATACCGTCGGCGCTGCCAGCGTCACGCTGACTGACAGAATGTTTCGGCTGCTGGACAAACAAGGGCATACGGTGGTGCTTCGGCCTGATATGACATCGCCGATCGCGCGGGTCGTCTCTTCCTTGTACCAGGATGTGCCCTTTCCCATACGACTTTTTTATCAGACCAATGTGTTTCGAGCACAGGAAAAGGAAGCCGGGCGCAATGCAGAGTTTTTTCAAACCGGCATTGAATTGATCGGGGACGGAGCCGTGGACGCAGATGCGGAAGCGATCGCGCTGGCGGTCTTCTGCTTGCGGGCGGCCGGTGCCGAGACCTTCCGGATTGCGATCGGACATGTGGACTTTGTGGAAGGGCTGTTGGAAGAGACGGTGAGCGAAGCAGCTGTCCGCTCCCAATTCCGCCGCTTTCTGTACGAACGCGATTTTGTCGGGTTCCGTCAACTGGCGGATGAGCTGGACCTCGCCCCCGATGAGAAGAAGAGGCTGCATTCGCTTCTGCGGCTGCGCGGGGGAAAGGGAAAGATCCAGGAAGCGCGGGAGCTGACCGTGAACGGGAAAGCCCGCCGCGCCGTAGAGACGATCTCTTCCTTGTGGGAAGCGCTGGAGGCATACGGCGTTACGGAGGCGCTGCTGCTCGATTTTAATCTGATCAGCAATATGGACTACTATACCGGTGTCGTGTTTGAGGGATATGCCGCCGACCTCGGCTCGCCGCTGCTGGGAGGGGGCCGGTATGATCGCCTGCTGGAGCAGTTTGGCCGCCCGGCACCCGCTACCGGCTTTGCCATCAAAATGGATCGTTTGCTGCAGGTGGCCCCCGCGAATGAACAGCCCTGGAAAAAGCCGGTTCAGGTGTACTATACGGATGAATACCGTGCCCAGGCTCTCTCGGAAGCCCAAAAGATGCGACAAGCGGGGCAGGTGGTCGTCACCAAGCGGGTGCGAGACCGGGAGGAGGCGCGTCTCTGGAGCGAGCAGGATGATGATGCTGTGCTGTACGTCTAG
- the hisA gene encoding 1-(5-phosphoribosyl)-5-[(5-phosphoribosylamino)methylideneamino]imidazole-4-carboxamide isomerase: MSERFTIYPAIDIRGGKCVRLFQGDYAQETVYADSPLEMAKEWEAQGASWIHLVDLDGAKAGEPINGELIKEIAQAVKVPVQVGGGIRTEEQIRDYLEAGVARVILGTAAIENEPFTEAILGRYGEKIAIGLDCRNGMVATRGWLTTTDVSAAELAGRLVSYGAETFIYTDIARDGTLTGPNVEEIAALARATGKEVIASGGVSVLDDLVVLHRFAGEGVRGAIVGKALYTKAFTLSEAVTRLRECE; encoded by the coding sequence GTGAGCGAGCGTTTTACGATCTATCCGGCTATCGATATACGGGGCGGAAAATGTGTCCGGCTCTTCCAAGGAGATTACGCCCAAGAAACCGTCTATGCCGACTCTCCTCTGGAGATGGCGAAGGAGTGGGAAGCGCAGGGGGCTTCCTGGATCCATCTGGTCGACCTCGATGGAGCAAAGGCCGGGGAGCCGATCAATGGGGAGCTGATCAAAGAGATCGCCCAAGCAGTGAAGGTGCCCGTGCAGGTCGGCGGAGGAATTCGTACAGAGGAGCAGATCCGCGATTACCTGGAGGCGGGTGTCGCCCGCGTCATTCTGGGTACGGCCGCAATCGAGAATGAACCGTTTACCGAGGCGATCCTCGGCCGCTATGGCGAAAAGATCGCAATCGGACTGGATTGCCGAAATGGCATGGTGGCGACGCGGGGCTGGCTCACCACCACCGATGTAAGCGCCGCCGAACTGGCGGGCAGGCTCGTCTCCTACGGGGCCGAGACCTTTATCTACACGGATATTGCGCGTGACGGCACGCTGACAGGCCCGAATGTGGAGGAGATTGCCGCACTGGCGCGGGCGACCGGAAAAGAAGTGATCGCCTCTGGCGGCGTCAGCGTCCTGGATGATCTCGTGGTCCTCCATCGCTTTGCGGGCGAAGGGGTTCGCGGTGCCATCGTGGGCAAGGCGCTGTACACCAAAGCCTTCACCCTGTCCGAAGCCGTAACGCGTCTGAGGGAGTGTGAGTAG